The region ATGAAGTGTTTTGGACATGGAAACAAGTAAAAATTTATAAAAgatttcttcaaatcaattttctcAACTAAAGTCCtctgttcttcatgattaacaTCTGCTTTTATTCATATAAGTATTTCCAAGCTGCATCGCTGCgcaaatgaatttttcaaaagtaaagtGGTGCTTAGCGAAACAGATTGTTTTTACAGTTATATCATGGAACTATTACAGAgtttaatagctccatggttatatcgtcatttgcttaaagagAACTGTACCAGTGGTTAAATGTGGAAAAAGcttcagaatattacaattATATAATTTTGCAGCATTATTTATGCAAACTTTTGtatatacgcactgtatattgtgTCTTTTTTGTTGGATGCCAAAAATGTACATAGTGACAGGCCGAGCTATCATTTCCTTTATATTGTTGCTGTTGTTTTCGTCATTATTATCGTCGCCGTCTTCTATCATCATGCATCGTCATCGCAATAATAATTGATCCTAATGATCATCTCATTTTGTTATAGTGTTCTTTATGATACTATCGTCAATTTTGGTCACAAttcttgtgtttttattttttctcctcgattcttcaattttatttggattttttcatcttttaaactgttattacttctacacactaagaaataaaggttcaaaattgaaccccgaaaggttgatgcaaaatcagcaccctatgggttcagaAATTGAatccctgatttggggttcaaaaattgaaccctgcggttggggttcattgttgcaccctgcgggttcaaaactgcaccccgagtaggggttcaatttaaaatttagggtgcaattttgaacccgcagggtgcaacaatgaaccccaaccgcagggttcaatttctgaacccatagggtgctgattttgcatcaacctttcggggttcaattttgaaccttcaGTTAGTGTGTACTACATCTGTATTTGCTTACTCAAAATTATGTATTATGACGATGATGTTTGGCATATAGTGGTACATGATAGCGGTGATTTAGTTAATTGATTATTtgtattgaattttgaagtgaattattacttttacGTGATAAGAATGTCAATGTTATTCTATATTCTCAAAGAATTTCTCTTCAGGGCTAAAGCTATCATGTAGATTAAAGATATCTATATTTGAGTATTTTGAATCTAAGTCTGTGTGAATATTGTATTTCTTAGTTTTTGAGAAAGGTTTTAGAGGAATCCAGGGCCAAGGCTAGATGGTGATTTTGTTTGACTTTTTAGAATTTTTATTGCACGAGTCATATTTATCAGCCTGGAGGGcccttttgaaaataaaatgaaaaaaccCCTTGCGTTTGTGTTTCATGAAGCGCAGAGGGACATCAAACATTTTATACCCTCCATGTCCCGCCCTGCGACTCCTTATATGGCTATTAAAAGCACATTATAGGCcgattttaaatgttttatggtTGAAATCGAGGCCCTGTGTTTCAGAAAAGTATTTCACTTAATATTCGAGAACTTATTGTCAGAACTTGAGTCTAGTTCATCGAGGATCGCTTTTTGGTACTATatcactaagaaataaaggttcaaaatattgaaccccgaaaggttgatgcaaaatcagcaccctatatgggttcaaaaattgaaccctgcggttggggttcatttttgcaccctgcgggttcaaaactgcacctcTAGGGGTTCAattgaaatttaggggtgcagttttgaacccgcagggtgcaaaaatgaaccccaaccgcagggttcaatttttgaacccatagggtgctgcagattttgcatcaacctttcggggttcaatgtcgtacctttatttcttagtgtgtaggACTACAACCCTAGATATCTCTTATTGAAAAATTACCCCTACATACAAGAGCATACTTTGGACTGTTTGAAATGGTCCGCTTACCGAGAGCGTCCTCGGATTTCAGTGTGCAGGGTGTGTTTTTAGTTCATAATGCGAATTTTGATGTGTGTGcgtgcgtgcgtgtgtgtgtccTCGTTTTAATACGTGGATAAATGCACGTGTTGGCCTATCTTAGCAGATcgaaatcaaaatgtttttagGCCCAGTTGCACCTATCctagcacttaaaaaaaatactaccaAAAGTGTTACTAATGATAATATAACTGGTATTTCGAGTATTAGCATGATAAGGGTGAGTATGCGTCGAACAAAATAATTTGCGCATCATGGGCTTTAATTGTAAGGAATATAAGAGGacaattttacaataaataatgCTAATGATGGTGGACAGCTGGCAATAGACGAAACAGCAAATTATCTGTGTatgatatatttgattttatttttatggtaTTCTATGTCATTCTACTATTCAAGTCATTCATagagtggcgtagctaggattttttaaaggtactgggggtccttgctttttaaTGGGGAagggtaatgttttttttattggaaggGGCAGTCCTCACAGTCACTTCTTagatttattcttataaaacttcataaatatgaaataatctgaTAAGccctatttaattttttttaatttttttatttttattattaatgtattttgtcctgaaaatttaacattctgttcaatgtttgtgatcctggacaagatgcgtatgtaagtAGATATACTGCCAGAGCCAAGCAGAAATTATTAATAAACGTTCTGGCCAGATCGAAAAGGAACCTTAAAGGATTGTATGCAGCTATACTCATAAAGACGATGCATATTTCAAAAAACATATAATGCGAGcgaaaagcgcgagctgaaaactttcGACATTCCGACctagaaaaaaatgtcattctataagcacttttgtaatcatgaaaggGATAGTTGTATAACTAAACAGCTgttgatgcgagtgcgaagcgcgagcggaagtgaatttaaattttagacctaaaacgggacactctattcatgtttagTAAATCATAAATAGTATGGGTATCCTCCTATATTAATAACGCGAACTTGAAGCGCGAATAGAAAATTATTGCTAATctaatctgaaactggataattcaagCACTATTTTAAGCACTGTGTATGAAAGTTTTGAATTGACTGTGGATCGCacttattaaagggatggtccgggctgaaagtatttttaGTTTAATAGAGTAGGATTCACTGAGCAGAATGacgaaaattcatcaaattcggataacaaataacaaagttattgaattataaagtttagcaatattttgtgaaaacagtcgtcatgaatattcatttggtggactgatgatgtcacatctccacttgttcttttgtattttattatatgaaatgaggtttattcaatttttttcctccaagaactagaaaaattggattgacaactgatttagtgcataagataattattgctgcaacttatctcattataagggagacatattattcacacaagtatggtataatgaaaaaattatgattttatgtaataacataaaacggaaagtggagatgtgacatcatcagcccactaatgaatattcatgacgactgtttttacaaaatattgctaaattttaaacttcaataactttattatttgttatcggcattttgctcagtgaattctactctatgtattcagatataaatattttcagcccgtaCCACCCCTTTAAGCAAGACATGTAAATGATGCTGTAACTTATATAGGCCTTACCATTTTATCCCTGCAGAATtttgttcggggggggggggcacctgggggtcACACCAAATCtctgggggcacgtgccccacACCCATAGCTACGCCCCTGCATTCATGGAATGCCGCCACaatatattaaaggtcaagttcaccccagaaaaaaatgatctaaatagagaaaaatcaaacatgactAATGCTGAAAGCTCCATCAAAattggaagtaaaataagaaagttattattttaaagtttcgcttatttttcacaaaacagttctatgctcaaTTCAGCGATatgtaaatgagagagtcgatgatgtcactcgttcattatttcttatgttttctattgtttgcttattatacaatatttcagtttttacgaatttgacaattaggaccccttgcttgaaccacaaaatgttaaaataatggaattccacgtgttcagggaggaatgaaaaattgtttcacatgacaatgatggaaaaaacaaaatatattttatatttcatataataaattacaaaagaaatagtgagtgggtgatgtcatcggtcccctcatttgcatagcgaacaggatgtgcatacaacttgagaaattaagcgaaaatttaaaaggttataacttttttatttgtcatccgattttatataaaaaataataaacaatataatacaaaaataaaaattaaatgcGTTTCAAAATGTGAGTGCGCATAAGTATGGGACACCATGCAGTATAGTGACGATGGTTTTTTCAGTCTGGTAGGAAGTGAATATTATGAAAACGAAATTGAATTTAGTGAAACCAAAGATATTcctaaaaatcattatcatgttaaATGTGTTCGCACATATATACGTCACTAGTGTTACCCAACACCTATGTAAGCCGGGAAGTATACTACCACGGTCATTGGTATTGAGATTTTCGAGGTGCTATATGGTACAGTTACAACCCAGCAAGAGTGTCGCTGAATTTCCTCAATGACACTCTCAATGACAGTCCAGTAATCAAAGATAGTCTACACTTTACAGACGTTTGGATGAAATGTGAGTGTTGTTGAACTTGTATCAGGAGCATTCCACATATAGATCACCATTTGAAAAGGGTGGAGTAGGAACGTATACAGCGGGGAGGGTTCACCCTACTATCCAAGTCTGCATGGGAGCACATCATCACCAGCAGGTAGAAAAGTGTAATTCCTCACTCGCTCCGAGTCACAATATAATTTGATAAACATTAAAACCAGATGAAGTCATTTCCAATGATCATCGATGCAAACTGCCTATGTATCGTAGAGGGCATAGGATGTGTAGTAACAATTTTGATTttgcgaccccccccccccaaaaaaaaaacccgggtCAAAGAGGAAAGATCCGGGGGAAAGATAAACGTGAAAGAAAACGggtgaaatatcattttctgaatattaatcAATCCATATCAAAAATTTGGTTTCCATTCCAAAGTTCAAGTCATAATGTTCGCTCGTTTAAAGgctttcttgcaaatttgtttggATTTTCTACCTCTCCCTTACGCCACTATCCCGGGCCACTATGACCCCCACAATTTGTAGGTAGGCCGGTAACGTATacgaagatttttttctttgattcgtCTTTGAATTCCACGTCATATTTTTCGGTGAAATATGGATTTGCTATATGAGAAAAAGAAACTCTGGTCCAAGACAGTTCAGTGAGTCAGTTATCTGAGGATTTCCTTGCAAGTTGTGACCTATTTAGAACTACTGGGCACTCACATCAATATGTCAACAGCCAGTTATATGTCAACAGTGTTCTACGTCATCATAGCCGACAAAATGAACACCAATTCAAGAACATTCCCGAGCACCCGGGAAGTGGGCAGGCAGCGCAAACAACAACACGAGCATTATGCAGCACACACGGACGACACGCATCGAACAAGCTGCAGCTAGCTATATTCAGCAAGGGTTAAGCTGATACGATACGGCGATCGTGATTTCGTATTCATAGTGTTTTTGTCGGGTGCAGTTGTACGGTGGCTTCAATACACAACTGTACAGCTTGTGTTATCGTGATTATGCTGTATACTTTACTTGTGACCTGATTTATGACTGTGTGCTTCGTAATACACACCAGcactttatttgatttttggagCATGTAACATTCGAAATGTCGACGGAGTCTCCCCCCGCATCGCCGAGGAAAGCCCGCAAATCGCTAGCTGAGAAGGGGCAGCATTTGGAGCCCATTAACGTGTCCAAAACAGTGAGTAGTAATTGCAACCTTCCTGGTGAATGTCGGCAAACTGGTTCTTATACTGCCAATACGAGTGATAACTTTGACTCAGAGCAACGCGATATTACAAATGCAGCTGCAGAACGAACTTGCAATAACATTCAGAATCCCTCGAATTCTGAGGGTACTTTGTATTCAGATACAGTAGATTCTCATTGTGATGAAAATGTAGAACGAGAAGAGATATTAAAGCAGGAAACTGCGTCTGCCCCACATCATGCACATGGCAATTTTAAACTTGGTGCCGACAGCGTTGATCTTGATGATACAGCTTTTAAATCTTTCAATGTAAATGTTACCCCAGATGGATTTTTATCGCCGACGTCACCGACTTCGCCCACCAGTCCAGACCCCGATGGAATACGATCACCACGGAAGTCGTCAATGCGTGACCCCAATCGACCTCGAACACCGCCGGGGACACCCTCCCGGAAGTCAGTTCGCTTTGCTGACCACCTAGGGTTGGACTTGGAGACTGTCAAAACCATATTGAGAACGGAATCACCACCTGACTTGCACGTACATGTTGACGAGGAGAAACAGACGATAAGTGCCAAGGTTCTGTCGTTGTGCTTCCAACAACCTGGTGGACAACCAGACTTCTTATCGCGGCTCAACTCCTTAAATGTCTGCCTCGAGAACGTAGTAGTCCATGAATTTACACTCATAGGCACCATCAAGGTCAGAAACCTGGGTTTCGAGAAGGAAGTCAGGATTCGACAATCGTCAGACAACTGGAGTTCTTATGTTGACACCATGGCAATGTACGTCCAGGGTTCTTGTAATGGACCTACAGATCGGTTCTCTTTTGGCCTGTCAGGACCTCGGAGTATGGCACCAGGAGCAATACTCACTTTTGCCATCTATTACAAGGTAGGGGGACAAATTTTTTGGGATAACAATGGCGGGCAGAACTACTCTCTTGTGTGTGAAGAGGTTAAAAAACTTTGACATGTTTGTTATCTTGGAGTGATAGGTCAGCTCTTTAACCAGGTGCCATGGCAACTGAGGATGCGGTTACGGAAGCTTCAAAGTGAAAAGTATCTTCCCATAATTCATGTGGTAGGATTCGCCCGGGGAATCGCTCAAGTAGTGCAAATTGATTTTGGATCAACCGTGATTAAATAGAGATTTTATTGGTGATATATTTTGATTCGATTCAGGTATTGGAAATCAACTGGCTACTAGACATAGAATGAAAAACTGGACGggtcgaaaaagaagaagatgaattgaagaagaaaaaaaatcctcattgCCATACGAGTATTGCTAGCAACATGACTTTTGTAAGCTTGCCATTTACAAGATAATTGTTTAGGCCATCTTGTAATGAAAGACACAATCGTTTTGGATCATATTCTAAGAGTCTTCGTAATAATAAACTAAAAACGTGCAGTGCTAATTGTCTGAATTTCAACCTTGTTTGCAATATACAGTAATATACAATAATATATAATGTTCATATATTATAGGATTAGGACGTTTATATTTACTATGCAAAGCTCAAAATACTCAACAATTGTGAGTAATATTACTGACAATATAAATGAGGGAAAATGTTCATTTACCGAGCTTTGTGCTACAATGTTGTATAGTTGAACAAATTTTTATcgtattaaaaaatacaatgttatATTTGTTTTGACAGTCCATACACATTTCATTATCTGTATGACATGTAAAGTGTCTTGAGATAATCAGCAGAGTGGGTAGACCTATTTTAGCTGCACATGTATACAGTTCCACTCACATAAGTGTATAAATTCTAGGTTATGATCTGAGATCCATATGTCCATTCGATGCGATATTTACCTTGAAATTATCTCTTATCAAGTATAGGCCATTAGGACAAATGGGCGAAGGTCAAGGCCCGACTAATTTCTCACTCCATTGATAATTAAGAAATATTTTACCTgagttaaaaaagaaaaagtgagcaCTGTAAACGACGTGTTTACACTCGGGTTATACAAAGTATAACCAGAGTGGTGGCCTGCTAACTTCCTTTGTGACTCTTTGCTTTTCTGGGTTTTATCAGATTCAAAGAGACAAAAGAACACACCGAAAGCGATGATAAAATGTTGTGATTAATCCTTTCAGCAGTGTGCATGTAATGAGGAGATAAAAGGATCTGTGCATGCCGAATctggtttatttattttttattctaggAATGTGATAGAACCTGTTTTAACGTCATAATCTTGATTAATACTCGCGAAATCGCTGGAGaaattactaatcagatattaCTTGCAGCTATGTGAGGGATTTCGTTTTTCGTCTTTCCTGAGAAGTGTGTAGCCTCCAGTACATGTTGCATGACATTGTTGGGTAGTATTATGTAACCAAAGATCTTATTGAAACATATTAACCTTTTACTTATCCACATTTTACGAGTCGTTCTCTTATTTGTTTTGATGTTGATATGGGTTATGTAGTACATTTTACAACTTAATCGACTGGTAATGTAAAACATCGCATTAATAAATTATTCGAGAAACTAACATAGCCAAAAACAATGACCtgatttttaatttgaaaatgactgACTATATAATAGATTTGCCAATGGTTGATGACTGTTTCCTGAATTGTTGAGAgcttgaatgtacatgtagatatggaATAGTCCAGATGATGTCATATGACCTAAATACCTCGAAGATTATTACCAAAGATGTTCTAATGAGGATAACAATATTCTTAGCTCTCCCACCTGCAGAAGTCCTACCGCACAGCCATCTTTGTTTAAAATGTATCCTTCGTTTTGGTCGGGATTATCGGTATTGTCCAACCTTTTTAAAAATGCTGGCACTTCTCTGCTCTTGAAAGTTGAAGGGGTAATTACCCCCTTCGACCTTTCTTTTTTGAGGCGCTGTTGGTGATTAGGAATTACGATTACCATGATATAAACGTTGAAATTGATTAAAGTTCCTGAAATATTATTTTAGCCTTGTCTCTGCAAGTGGTCCAATACTGTGATACATGTGCAGTCATGTATTACAGTATTGAACCAATgtgaaatgtaaaatgaaaatatgaccTACCTTTGGTATGTATTTTTCAAAGATTGTGTATTGACTAGATTTCTCTCATTCATTACCATACAATATTCACTTATGTTACTGTTCTGTTTTTTCACGTGTTCATATTATTGTACTTGCCTTTAATGCTTTCACTTATCCTTATAAACGTACTTTATTTGAAAATTGAGATAGTATTgtgatttgtatattttgttccaTACATTTCATATGTCTTACAACTTTTGATAGTAACATTTTTAGTTTTGTATGTAATACATAATTTATTTACTGGAATATTTGTTAAGCAAAATATTGCTGCTGTGTTCTAGTTCTTTTACTAATcgaaatgagaaaaatcaaatgattattCATCATGGGGTCAGGGGAGTAAGCTAAGTATAATTACGATCACAACACTTTCCAGacatatttgtacatgtataaattaaaTTATGTATGTATACTTCAGTTGATGCGATCGGGACATATTGTGGGTAACTTGTTTAAAACCCCTGCACTTATGCGTTCGTTTGACTACTGccatgactacatgtatatgaaagtATTTGGTTTGATTAAAAAGTAATGTTGAATGGCTAACATTGTAACAgcaatgaaatgatgaaaagcTCGGATCaggaaaaatgcaaattttcccCCACTGATCCATGAATGTGTCCACATTGTTACCTGTATCAATAGTAATGTGACtttgaataacaaaaattaaaggGTACAGTACATTACTGATATCGTTATTTTTCGTGATTGAAAATTATAGTTTATTTCAGCTCAAACAAAGTGCAATGCTTGATgtaatgatggggggggggggcttcgaagtcatgtttattcatgatttCGGACGCGTGCCAAGGTCAGAGCCCAATTCTAATGGGCTACAAAATGGTGAGCGCCTAGTTTTGATTGCAAACTTTCAAGaagatgataacgatgatgatggtaatggatAGTGATTTGAATATTATTACAGACGTTTTTATTttgctattatttttatcatatgtCAACAGTAccaatagtagtagaagtagtagtaatgggACTTGTAGTGTTAAGTAGTAGTTTAGTTAAAGTAGTATTAGTTGAAGTAGGATTAGAGATAGTAAATGGTAAATAATTGTAACTTCTGCTGCTGCTattctactactagtactactgctgctgctacttctactactgctactaatactactaatagTAGTTCTAGTACTGTATCCCAGTATTCAGTGAGATCATTATTACTATAAAGTataaacattattattttttctgtcattcaccaccattatcattattacatgtagAGTGTATCATCGAAACACACATGAATTGTTCACCAAAATATGTCAGAGTTCAGCTGTATTATATCAAATTATcatgaaacatgaatagagaCAAACCATTTTTATGGAAGAATGCGACTAGCTTTGACGATACAAATTATTGAGGTTTTGATTATTCAATAAGTTTACATTGTACTGTTAATAGGTTTGACTGGCAcaagtcatgtttttttttaagacataAGCATTCAAACATCTATTTAAGGAATGCATTGAAAAGAATGTAGTTGTGTGATGCAATTTAATAAATGAAAGGATTGATGACAACTGAAGTACTCG is a window of Lytechinus variegatus isolate NC3 chromosome 2, Lvar_3.0, whole genome shotgun sequence DNA encoding:
- the LOC121407187 gene encoding glycogen-binding subunit 76A-like, translating into MSTESPPASPRKARKSLAEKGQHLEPINVSKTVSSNCNLPGECRQTGSYTANTSDNFDSEQRDITNAAAERTCNNIQNPSNSEGTLYSDTVDSHCDENVEREEILKQETASAPHHAHGNFKLGADSVDLDDTAFKSFNVNVTPDGFLSPTSPTSPTSPDPDGIRSPRKSSMRDPNRPRTPPGTPSRKSVRFADHLGLDLETVKTILRTESPPDLHVHVDEEKQTISAKVLSLCFQQPGGQPDFLSRLNSLNVCLENVVVHEFTLIGTIKVRNLGFEKEVRIRQSSDNWSSYVDTMAMYVQGSCNGPTDRFSFGLSGPRSMAPGAILTFAIYYKVGGQIFWDNNGGQNYSLVCEEVKKL